ATCAATGATTCTGCTTGTTGCATTCCAATTTCGATTGCTTGTATAGCCTCACGTTTTGTCATTGCATCTTCTCTAAAAAAGTTTCCTGTTCCCATACGGACTTTATCAGTAATGAGTTCTTTATCGTTTATGGTTGATTTAACACCTATATCGACTACCTTCAATGTTGCACCAATCTGCCTGCTAAATACATTAATGGCTGCACCACCATCTAAGAAATTCTGGACCATTTGCTGGGTCACTTCTTGTGGGAAGGCGGATACCCCTTCTTCGGCAATGCCATGATCTGCCGCAAATACTAACACACCAGCTGGTGAAACCTTTGGAAATGGCTTACTTTTCATCTCTGCTAAGTTTACTGCTAGTTCTTCAAGCTTCCCTAAACTGCCTGGGGGTTTCGTAAGTGTTTGAATATAGGAATCTACTTGTCTTCCAACTTCTTTATCTAAGACTGGAATCGTGATCGCGGTTTGCACTTTCATAGATAGGTACCCCTTTCATAATCATTCCATTAATATTTATTGATTGAAGTATAATTCATTTCACCTTTTTATTCAGCAGGCATTTTAATTAAAAACGTTGCGCCCTCTCCTATTTTACTAGAAACAGAAATCTCCCCTTTATGTAAGTGAATGATTTCCTTCGTGATCGCAAGTCCTAAGCCGCTACCGCCCAGTTTAGTAGAACGAGAGGCATCTACTCGATAAAATCGCTCCCAGATTCGCTGGAGATCTTGTTTTGGAATTCCAAACCCATTATCCTTTATCTGTACAAGGCATAACGTTTCTTCTTTAGAGAGTGTCACATCAATTTGACCTCCCGGATCTGTATATCTGATGGCATTTGATAACACATTCATGATCGCCCTTTCAAATTGCATCTGGTCAATTGAAACATTTATATCCATGTTATTTGCATGCACGTTAAAGTGAAGTTGTTTTGCTTTTAAATCAAGCTGTATTTTTGCTTGTAATTGAGCAAAAAAATCATATATATTTGTTCTTTCCTCCTCTAGCTGATACTCTCCCTCTTCATATTTCATTAATTGAAATAAATCATTCACTAAATGTTCCATCCGAGAGGCTTCTTGATAGATGACGTTTGATTGCTCTTTTACGACTGTTGGCTCTAGTTGCTGATCTTTTAATAATGCTGAATAACCTTTGATGTAGGTTAGCGGAGTTCTTAGATCATGAGAAATATTTGTAAATAACTGCTGTCTTTCATCGCGGTATTCTTTCAGACTTTTTGCCATTAATGAAATATCTGTTAATAATTCTGATACTTCATCCTTACTAGTAGACGAAGGGACATCTACTTCAAAATCACCTAATGCAATTTTTCTAGTAAGCAGCTGGGCTTTTTTCACAGGAGCTGTCAGACGCTTTGACAAATAAACGCTTAATATAACGGCTAGGCAAACGGCAAGAAATCCAATCACAAAAGTTAACAGTAAGAGATTGTATCTCGTTGCCTCAAAACTTCCTGTATCTTGATCAAGGAACAAATATCCGCTTACTCCTTCTTCTGATGAAAAAGGTGCGAAAGACCATGCATGGGGAATATGTTCTTCCATCGTTTCAACAAATTCAGTCTTTTTTAATTGATCAGCGTGTAAAATGATCCATTCTTGATAAGCGGTGATCTCTTCATTAGTAAGGGGTCTTGAACTCTGAATCACTTCGAATGCATGATCAAAAATCACAAATGAGTTTTCCTCTTGTCCTGCTTCCATTATCATGACATGATCAAGGGTTGTCACGTTTGAATGGACTGCTAATACCTTCGCATGGGCTTCAAGCCTTTTCTCTACTTCTTCTTGAAGCTGATGTTTGTAATAAGATTTAGATATGTGATAAAAAGAAAGGTTCGTAATAATAATGACAAAAACAGTAGATAAGAAGATGGCAATTAATAATTTTGTAGCAAGCTTCAACTTATTCACTCCCCTCTACAGGCATCTTATACCCCACTCCCCATATAGTTTCAATTATAGGCCTCGGGAGCCCAACCTTATTTAATTTATCTCTAATATGCTTAATATGAACATCTACATTCCGGTTGAAACGATCCTCTTCCTCCCATTCAAGAGTGAGGAGTTGATCACGTGTATACACACGCCCTGGGTAATTAAAGAACCGTGAAAACAATTGATATTCTTTATTAGTAAAAGGAATTAATTGTCCTTTATAAGTAAACACCCGTTGCAATGAATCACATTTCACCTCAAACCTAACGATGGTAGAAAGCTCTTCAACTAGATGCTGAGTTCGCTTGATGACGGAGTTTACTCTTGCTTTTAGCTCTCTGGGCTCAAATGGTTTTGTAATAAAATCATAAGCACCTAGCTCGAGTCCACGAACAACTGCATCTGTTTCATCTATAGCTGTGATTAAGATGACTGGGATGTTTTTATTACATTCATTCATATAGGATAATAATTCAAAGCCTGTCATCTCTGGCATCATAATATCTAATAATATGAGGTGGATATTTTCGCCTTCAAGTAAGGGTTTTGCCTCAATGGCACTAGATAAACTTATGATCTGATAATCGCTTGACTGAATACAGACTTCAATCAACTTTTGCATTTGCTTTTCATCATCAATAATTAAAATTTTCTTCATATTATATCCTCACACTTTCTCCTAATTACGAATTCATGACATATCTGATTCATTTTTATAATACTAGTGTACAAACTAAAGAACCCATCGAGAGAGGTTCACACGACATAGAGAGGAGAAATCTTCATGCACTGGATCTTGATATGTCTTCTACTCATCTTGCTATCCATTATTGCCGTCATTGTCTTTTCTTTTAGACAATTTATATCAAATATGTTTGGAATGTGCTTAGCTATGGCTATCGGCATGCTTATAGGTCTAGCTGGCGGCACTGTACTCGGTTTAATGTTTGCCGATTCCTTTTTTGAAGCAACAATTTTGAGTATGTTTATCGGGGCCTTATTAGGTGTTTTATTCGGTTACCCATTCTCCCTTGTTGCCGTTATTGATGGCTTTATATCAGGGTTAATGGGTGGAATGATGGGAACAATGCTTGCAGTAATGGTACCTCTAGACCATAGCTTACCATTATCTCAAATAATGCTACTGCTTTTATTCGGTACTCTATTTATCGTTTATTTAGCCTTAGCTTCAGAAATAACAACCAAGATTCAGAAGCCTTTTGCACTCAAGCCTGTTTGGTATTTTCTATTAGTGTGCATCAGTTTTGTCTGTATCCATTTTATGGAGACTCCTGGTTCAAGCTATGATAAAGAAACCCACTCAAATCACCACCACGCCCAAAAAACAACTGACCATTTAGAACATGTCTAAATGGTCAGTTGTAGGCTTTGTTATTGACTAATATTTCCGTTTTCAGCTAACTTCGACCACGAGTCCCCGAAATCATTCGTATGATAAATTGCTTCCTGCATCGATCCAAGAATGATCTCGCTTTCTTGATCAGGGTTTTGACTAATGTAGGAAATCATATCATTTTCTATAGTGAAGTCTAATGACTCCCATGTTTGACCAAAATCTCTACTATAGTATAAACCTTCTAATTCGCCAACAAAATATGCAATTAACTCTTCAGTTTTTCCATTTAGTGATTCAAGAGCTGTAGCCGTTGATTCACTTTCCATTACTTCCCATGTTCTTCCGCTATCGAGAGAAAGATATACTCCCTCCTCCGTACCTGCTAGTACATGACTTGGAAATTGCGGATGAGACGTTAAACTGTACGTTCGTCCAATTGGTTCAGGTAGCCCTTCAGTTTCAACCTGCTCCCAAGTATAACCGCCGTCTTCTGAATGATAGAAGTGTGAATTATAGGCATCTATCGCATAGATTTGATTTGTATCTCCTTTATTTGCATGAAGTAAATGAAAATCTACTTCTGTGTAGAGAGCGATAGGCTCCCATGTTACTCCTGAATCTGTACTCTTCATCAACCCGAGAGGATTTTCTAAATCAGATGCATGGCTCGGGTGTCCACTTGAGAGCATCATATCTTCATCAATAATCGTAAAGCCCATAAAATCGTGCTGCTCCTTCTCACTGTTTACATTGATCCATTCCCCTTGGGCATGTTTAATTAATCCATGATGAGTCGCTATATAGAAAGCATCTTCATTGTGAGCATATTCTAGCCCATGTATGTGAGAAAAATTCTCCACTTCATTTCCTGCTTCTGAACATCCAGCGAGGATACTTACTAAACCTGCTGCTAATAACCATTTTTTCATCATATTCTCCTTTAATTAATGATTGCCATGACCGTCTCCATCAGCAGAGACAATTTCTAGCTTTTCATCTAGTATTCCTTGTGTTTGAAATGATATTGTATCAAACTCACCTAGTACATATCCATGATTATAAGGTCCTTCTGTAGGGTCAGTATGAAAAACTGGCTTCACTTTTGCTAAATATTGATACAGGTCATCAGTAATTTGGCCTTCATCTAGCCATATCAAGGGAGCATGTTTTCCTAAATGAGCAAATGGAGCCGCCGTAATCGCAAGTTCTGGTGATTTAGTTGACGCAAATACAAAACCATGACCCGGTTCCGTGATCCCCCAGCCAAAACCAGTACTTTCATCTTTGTAGGCTGCCATCGCAATTGATTGACTCACTGCACTGTCACCCTCAATTCGTTCTACTACCCCGTACTCATTCAGCTCATCTATCACTTCGTTCTTGATCACATTCTCTGAGCCAAGTACATAAATTTTAGCTGAACCTTCACGCAATGCCAATGCCTCTTTTGTTTCTTCTGGAATGCCGTCACTGCTTACATACAGAAGAGATTCATTCATATGTGAG
Above is a genomic segment from Bacillus sp. FJAT-45037 containing:
- a CDS encoding sensor histidine kinase, which gives rise to MKLATKLLIAIFLSTVFVIIITNLSFYHISKSYYKHQLQEEVEKRLEAHAKVLAVHSNVTTLDHVMIMEAGQEENSFVIFDHAFEVIQSSRPLTNEEITAYQEWIILHADQLKKTEFVETMEEHIPHAWSFAPFSSEEGVSGYLFLDQDTGSFEATRYNLLLLTFVIGFLAVCLAVILSVYLSKRLTAPVKKAQLLTRKIALGDFEVDVPSSTSKDEVSELLTDISLMAKSLKEYRDERQQLFTNISHDLRTPLTYIKGYSALLKDQQLEPTVVKEQSNVIYQEASRMEHLVNDLFQLMKYEEGEYQLEEERTNIYDFFAQLQAKIQLDLKAKQLHFNVHANNMDINVSIDQMQFERAIMNVLSNAIRYTDPGGQIDVTLSKEETLCLVQIKDNGFGIPKQDLQRIWERFYRVDASRSTKLGGSGLGLAITKEIIHLHKGEISVSSKIGEGATFLIKMPAE
- a CDS encoding response regulator transcription factor yields the protein MKKILIIDDEKQMQKLIEVCIQSSDYQIISLSSAIEAKPLLEGENIHLILLDIMMPEMTGFELLSYMNECNKNIPVILITAIDETDAVVRGLELGAYDFITKPFEPRELKARVNSVIKRTQHLVEELSTIVRFEVKCDSLQRVFTYKGQLIPFTNKEYQLFSRFFNYPGRVYTRDQLLTLEWEEEDRFNRNVDVHIKHIRDKLNKVGLPRPIIETIWGVGYKMPVEGSE
- a CDS encoding F510_1955 family glycosylhydrolase, which encodes MKKWLLAAGLVSILAGCSEAGNEVENFSHIHGLEYAHNEDAFYIATHHGLIKHAQGEWINVNSEKEQHDFMGFTIIDEDMMLSSGHPSHASDLENPLGLMKSTDSGVTWEPIALYTEVDFHLLHANKGDTNQIYAIDAYNSHFYHSEDGGYTWEQVETEGLPEPIGRTYSLTSHPQFPSHVLAGTEEGVYLSLDSGRTWEVMESESTATALESLNGKTEELIAYFVGELEGLYYSRDFGQTWESLDFTIENDMISYISQNPDQESEIILGSMQEAIYHTNDFGDSWSKLAENGNISQ